DNA sequence from the Alosa alosa isolate M-15738 ecotype Scorff River chromosome 2, AALO_Geno_1.1, whole genome shotgun sequence genome:
GAAAATGGGATGTACAGCGACATGGTTTTTTAACCCGAGAGGTTTTGAAGCGTTTTGTCCTCTTAAAAAACTATGTATTTGTGCCGCTTTGTTGGGCACAGTTCTACTACGAGTTAACGCGGAGAACTGTCCATGGTCCTGCTCTTGTATCAACAGCACGGCGACGGTGTCCTGCCTAGATTCTCAAGAGACCGAGATACCTGGGGACATACCACCGTGGGTTAACGTTTTAATTCTTAGGGGCAACAATGTCTCCACGTTACCTGAATTCGCGTTTACCTCCAATGGGACCGAACTGGAGCTAGTCACTTTGCTTATGTCTCATAACAACATTCAAACAATTGAACCCTATGCATTTTGGGGACTTCCTCGCCTTCAGCTGTTGGATTTAAGTCATAACCGACTCGTTGCTATATCCGAAATGGCTTTCTATGGGTTGGAAGGGCTGCGGTATCTGCACCTGAATGACACCCTCACAGCTTTTGGCGCAAGACAGTTGTCCAGCGCGCTGTCCACTGAAAGTCTCCGCAACCTCCACACGCTGGAGTTGTCAGGGAACAGACTGAAAACTGTTCCCTTGGCAAGACTTGATACACTTGATTTACACGCTCTCGTGTTGACTAACAATTTCATTGAGGTAATAGGTAAAGAGAACGTCACAAATTTTAACGAGTTCGGGAACCTTAACGTATTCCTGGCTCAGAATCCGTTTAGATGCACCTGTGACATCGAGGCGTTTTACCACTGGCTAAAAAACTCGTCTCAGTGCCCAGACTCGCACCGCCTGCTGTGCGCTCAGCCGGACGGGAAAAGGGGGATCCCGGTGGAGAAACTTCACCGCGAGGACGTGGATTGTCGAAGCGCGGAGTTAGAGGCAGTTTCCTATGTCTTTCTAGGCATAGTTCTTGCTCTGATTGGAGTGGTGTTCTTGATGGTGTTGTATTTAAACAGAAAGGGTATCAAACGATGGCTAAACAACATTCGCGAAGCTTGTCGAGATCAAATGGAAGTGTACCATTATCGCTACGAGCAGGATTCGGACCCAAGGTTGGCCAACGTGGCGGTCTGAGGCTTGGCCAACCTCCCTCCTCCGCCACAATGACATTTCGACCAGCGATAGATACTGTATAGGCCCTAATATTTTCACTCATCACAAAGGGACGCTAATCTGTAGCTTTAGTGGCCTGCTTGCCGAACACATTCCTGGTCAGAATTGTCACACTAGAAGTGTTTGTCGACATGGACTTAGACTTACTTCAAAACATGGTCAAATACAAAACATGGTCAAATAGTTGCGCAGTCTTATACATTAAACGTAACATCTGTTACAGCTGATCAATGTCTGATTAAACCATCATGCAAAGGTATAGTTAGTATTTACAAAGTTTTGTATAGTCTCTCCAGTCATTAGTAGAGCAAACTGAATATTTGGTGACCTGAAGCACATTGTGGTAAACCAGAGCAGTGTAACATACAGTGCTGATGAGTAAACGTGAGAGCACATGAGAGGTGTAGTGGGGGGCGGGTCAAAAACATAGTGACATGTAGAAACCAGAGGGGCTGTCGGTAGCATCGTGGTTAAGAAGCTGGGctggcatgcagtagcctgaaaagttgtgggttcaattcccggcacCCACCTTTTTGCCTCTGAGCTAGGCACCTATCCCCAGGTTGCTCTGGGGCTAATGtcatcccttgtaatataattgacataagtTACCTTGgataaaaagtgtctgctaaattaatacatgtaaatgtaaaccaGTGCCAACAAATCTCTATGACAGGTGACAAAATATTAAGTTGCTTAGAATGTTTTTGTAATTGTTGTTGTCATGACAGACCTTCCCATGAAACAGTGTGAAAAATTTGACAAAGTCCAACAGCTCTTTCAACTGCTCTAAGTTGTAAGCCTGCTGCATCTAACGACTGTGTATATTCAATGTTTCCTCTCACACTATGTTGTAAATAATATGCTATTATGAGTTGTTCAATATCAGTATGACCTAAATGTAAACTAGCATATAGATACCagatatacatttttgtaaaacaGAGAACTGCATCAACAATGAATAAAACAATTCAAATTATCACCTTCAATATTCAAGTTCACTGATGATCTCTCATACATTTAGATGATGTCAGTCATGTTAATTATAATTGACAGACATGGTTTATTAACAATAGTGGTGCATGGCCAAATAACCTCATGTTTTCTAATCTAGTGTGACTGCAAGTGCATGGTGTGACCTCATTTCTGTTTTAGTATCACTGTATCTGTTTGGTGACAGTGGAGAAACCCCCAAAAGCTGGACAGAGCTACGGGATATGACATGGGAGTATGGCTTTTTGCCATACATATACTGCACTGTAgaggttgagtgtgtgtctgtgtgtgtgtaattgcgcatgcatgtgtgtgtgcatgtgtgtgtgtgtgtgtgtgtatccatgtatGTATGGATTTTGTCTTTTGGGAAGTACACTTTTGACCAGGGCCATTCCTCGTCCTAAGTGATGGCTTGGGAAGACATTCCTGTTTCTAAGAAAAGAGCCATGACGGGCCAGGAGATGAATCTGGAACATAATTATAGAGGGGACAGGGATTAATCTGCCCGTgcggaggggggaggagaggaggggggtggagtAGGTTTAATTAACAGCCCTGGGCCAGGGGAGAGGTACGCCTCTGCCCTCAAGGTCAAACGGGCAtgggtggcacacacacaacatgcgcGTGTGTGCCAACATTGTGACGCAGTTAACATGAGCATGTCTGTGCCAACGCTCCCCATGTGCAACCAATGGGtcattcattttaaaagtatatatatatatatatatatatatatatacttatacttttaaatatatatatatatatacatatatatatatatacttttaaaatgaagtaGAAGTAGCAAgtcaaaagtatatatatatatgtagttgaagtagcacgtcaatagatgacggacaagtggcttatccaatcatatgcaaggattgtTTGaaaaggcccagccttctgaagcaccactccaatggattgatcccagatggatgagtggagctaggcggaacgaaattcatctggtgaGAGTCAGGTTACCAGTCCAGTGCTCCACCTCTAACATACTGTAGCTATGGCACGAGTGCTCCACCCCTAACATACTGTAGCTATGGCACGAGTTCTCCACCCCTAACATACTGTCGCTATGGCACCAGTGCTCTACCGCTAACATACTGTAACTATGGCACCAGTGCTCCACTGCTAACA
Encoded proteins:
- the waif2 gene encoding wnt-activated inhibitory factor 2; this translates as MIADLLNSTLGAAGYSGYLGTQKDSVCFSNVKMGCTATWFFNPRGFEAFCPLKKLCICAALLGTVLLRVNAENCPWSCSCINSTATVSCLDSQETEIPGDIPPWVNVLILRGNNVSTLPEFAFTSNGTELELVTLLMSHNNIQTIEPYAFWGLPRLQLLDLSHNRLVAISEMAFYGLEGLRYLHLNDTLTAFGARQLSSALSTESLRNLHTLELSGNRLKTVPLARLDTLDLHALVLTNNFIEVIGKENVTNFNEFGNLNVFLAQNPFRCTCDIEAFYHWLKNSSQCPDSHRLLCAQPDGKRGIPVEKLHREDVDCRSAELEAVSYVFLGIVLALIGVVFLMVLYLNRKGIKRWLNNIREACRDQMEVYHYRYEQDSDPRLANVAV